TCAACCTCAACGCATCGAGCGCCGTTTTGCTGACGGCCAAAAGTGCCACAACGATGGCTGAAAGATAGACCGCCCTCACGGAGAAGGTCATACCTGCGTTCCCCTGAAATCTCTCATGATCCCATCTGTTGAGCAAGGTCATTGCAATCTCGGCGTCGTTCATCATCCGCAGCTCCGGGTTATTGAAAAAGCGCACTGGCGCGCTGATACTCACTAGCAAGAATTGCGCGATGCAGCATTCCGGGAGCGGACACTGGCACTGGAAGGATCGTCAACAGCTTAGGTATCTTGGTTAACCGGCGAAACGGTGCGCTTGTCGTCTGCAGAATTACGCCTCGTGCCGTTTTTACTTTGAGGAACACACCTTTGAACGAACCCGAATTCGTTGCGACTGTTCAACGCGTGACTGCAGATGGCAGTCACGCGTTAATCATCACGGACGCTGTCGCACGGGAGATATTTGATTGACCAGTTTCGGCCGAAAAGTCCGCTGCGCGATTACGCAGTGCGCTGCCCGACCTCAGCACTGTGTCCATTGAAGACGACCATCTCGACACGCGATGGATGGCTGCGTTCGAAGAATGCATGCACCCCTTAACGGTCAAGTGGACTCGCGCCATGCCCATAGACGGTCGTCACGGTAGATAAGAAGGGATGAGTCGCTCGTATGGATACGCGCAACATTCACGGATGGTTTGGTTATTTTTTCGAAAGTGACCGACAGCATCTCGCATACTGAAATGTTCTCCTCGGGTCGCATGCTGCAGACAATCGGAGAGGGAATCATGCAGGCCATGTTGCTAGGCGCGTGAGGCAGCAGTCGGCCATAAGGGGACATCCGGTCGACGCATCATCTGGACATTCAGCAGGCCGGATCGTCCACTTAAGCGGTCGTTTGGTTGCTCAGCTCTGCGTGTCGTGGTTCATCGAATGCATCATGTCTGGTCCGCCCGTGCGTAAAAATACGGCGAGGAGCGCAATGAACACGAGCCCGAAGCCGATGTCGAGAAAGGACGTGTAGTTGAGCGTGATGGCCGGTGCGACAGCGTGCGCAGTCGAATCGCCTGATGTCCGCGCGGGCACCCATCCCGCGGCCATGAAGATGCCCTCTACCACGAGTGCGGCAATAACCATCGCGGCGTAGAAAGTCCCGAACATGAAAGCGGTCATGCGTGGACCATAGTATTTCCGGTAGATGCTGAGGATCGGCAGGATGATCAGATCGCCAAAAATGAACGACGCGACGCCGCCGAAGCTGATGCCGCCATGCCAAAGCACGCTCGCGAGCGGGATGTTGCCGACTGAGCAGGTGAATGATGCGAGTGCAATGAGCGGGCCGGCGAATGCGCCCCACAGCGCCGACAGCACGGGATGACCCGACAGAAAGAACCGTTGCCAAAAGGTGTCAGGAACCCATGCCGAGAGCGCACCTGCCACCAGCACGCCAACGCCGATGTCTCGCCACAACATCGACCACGTCATAACGTAGCTGTGGCTGATCGCAACCCAGCGTTCACGCGAGAACAGATGTAGATGCGAGGCGCCTGACTGTTCGTCCATAGACATGGCCGCGTGACCTTCCATACGGCCCGCGACGCCGCGCTTGGCCTGCTCGACGGCGGCGCACCTGAGGGCTCGTGGCAGGAACAGTCTGAACAGTATCGCGATGGTGATGATCATCAAGACGCCGCCCACGGCTTCCGCCGCAGCGAACGGCCAGCCGATCAGCGTACCCATCAGGATCGCCAGTTCCAGCACGAGGTTGCAGCGAACTGGAACGTGATCGACGAGGTGAAATCGGCGCCTTTGCGAATGGCCGAGCGCGCCATCGCCACGGCAGCATAAGAGCACGATGACGACGCGGCTCCGAGAAGGCTGGCGAGCACGATGGAGCGCGGTGACGCATCCGGCAGCAGCTGCGACATCCGCTTGCGCGACACAACGTTTTCGATGGCGGCGGAGAGGAGGAAGCCCAGGCTCAGATCCCAGAATAGCTGCCAGCACATGACGACAGTCATCCATAACGCGTGGCCCGCATAGTCGAGAAGCGTCACGGTCCGGAACCGAGGGCGACGTTGTGTGGAAAATGGGGACTTCGTCATGACGACCTCCTTGGCAAGGGAGAGTGAGTTCGCGCGACGGGCGTGCCAGCCCGACCACTGCCCGCCTATCGCGACCAACTGTTGCGCAGCTTACGAATGTTGCAGCACACGAGCAGGAAAAATCCTCCTTGCGCCGCAGCCCGACGGCCGGGGGTAGCGCGCACCAATGACAGAAATGCGCACCCGTGCGCGGATTGCCGCTCGCAAGATCCTGACTTGCGCTGACCGACGTGCTCATTCAGTCCGGTAAAATCACATTCCCTTTTTCGGCGGTCGCCGCGCACGGTTGTTGCTCTTGCAAAGGCGAAGGCACCTCGAAATACAGCGAAACCGGGAGACCGACCGTGACGGATCTGAACGACAAAGTGCAGCAACGGTTCGGCGTGGTGCCGAATTTTTTTCGTCTGACGCCAGAAAACCCCGAGGTCACAGCCAACCTCTGGGGCTTCGCCTGTTTCGGCTACCTGGATAATCCGCTGCCCTCACTTTTCAAGGAACGGCTGTTTGTCTGGCTGTCCCGGTTCTGCGAAGTGCGCTACTGCATCGTTCGGCACGTTGGTTTCCTGGTCGGCCTCGGGCGTGTCGCCGGCGACCCCGATTGTCCTCCCCAGTCGGTCGACGAAATACTTCGCCTGCTACGACGACCCGTGCCACTGGCGGCGTCACTGGGAGCTTGCATTGAGCAATGTTCTTCCCTGAAAGAGCCCTTGCTTGACATGCCGCCACCTGACTCGGAGCTTGAATGGGCCATGTTTGGGTGCGCCACCCATCTGTTTTTGCGCACGCCCTCCGAGGCAGCCTCGATGGAAGCACTACGCCGCGCGCTCGGGCCGGCCCGCATGGAAAGTCTCCTGCTTCTGTTGACGTTTATCCGCACCGCGCACTTCTGGACCGAACTACATCCTGAGCTGAGCTTCGAGGACGACGTCCGCGATCTGCTGGCCACTCACGAGGAACTGGGGCAATGCCTGCTGGACGATCCAGCATCCGCATCAGGCAGCACGAGCCAGCGCCTCGTTGCAGAGCTGGATTCACTGCGGCAGGAAAAACGGGAACTCGAGCGGGAAAGCCAGCGACGCCTTCAGAATGACCTCGCAGAAAGCCGGCTACTGCACGAGATCAGCAATGAACTCATCGGCGAAAACCAGGTTGATGTGCTTTACGGCAAGATTGTTGACGCTGCGGCGCGGCTCATGCGTGCGCCGTGTGCCAGCATGCGCGCCCTGCGGATACGAAGCGACGGCACCAGAGGACTCGACCTGCTTGGCCATCAAGGCTTTACGGAGGAAGCCTCGGTATTCTGGGACCGCGTTGAGATCGGGTCAGCAACACCGTACGCGGCTGCACTGGCTAAGGGCCATCGTATTGTGGTTCAAGACATTGAACAATGCGACTTTATGGCAGGCAGCGACGACATCGCGGTGTACCGGAAACTTGGTATCCGCGCACTTCAGACCACGCCGCTGACTTCCCGGGCAGGGACGATGGTTGGCACTATTTCGACATTCTGGCGCGAAGTACGCGAACCCTCGGAGCATGAACTTCAGACATTCGATATCCTCGCGCGCCAGGCCGCCGATCTGATCGAGCGGGCCCACGCGAACGAGGCGCTGCGCCTGAGCGAGAAGCGCCTGCTAACAATCATCGAGCAGTTGCCCGCCGGCGTCGGCGTGATGGATAAGACAGGCGCGTGGACGCTGCACAATTCGTGGATGGAGAAGTATGTGCCTCTCGGGATTCCATCGAGTCAGGGTGACGGTGCATCGCACTGGCGGGCGTGGGACGAGCAGGGCAAACCGAGTACGCCGGATCACTGGCCGGGCCGGCGGGCGCTGGACGGTGAGACAGTGGTGCCAGGACTCGAGGTCGTCCATACAGACGACACGGGTCGGGAATTCTGGATGCGAGTCAGCGCCGCGCCATTGAGCAACGATGCCGGCGACGTCATAGGGGCCTGTTGCGTCGTACAGGACACGACGCAACTGAAGCAGGCGGAACAGGCGCTCAAGGAAGCGGACCGTCGCAAGGACGAGTTTCTTGCGACACTCGCGCACGAGTTGCGCAACCCCATGGCGCCGATCCGCAGTGGTCTGGAAATTCTCCGTCTCACAGGATCCAGCAGCAAGTCTGCCGAAAATATCCACGGCATGCTGGAACGGCAGGTTAATCAGATGGTCCGTCTCGTTGACGATCTGCTGGAGGTTTCCCGGATCGCCGGCGGCAAGATCGAACTGCGTAGGGAGAATGTTGATCTGGCTGTCGTACTTCACAACGCCGTGGAGACAAGCCGCGCGCTCATCGATGCGGGTGGACACCAGCTCACAATCAGCTTGCCCCACGAGTCACTGATGCTTCACGCGGATCCTGTGCGCATTGCACAGATCATCGCGAACCTGCTGAATAACGCGGCGAAATACACGGATCACGGCGGCCAGATCTGGCTCAGTGCTCACCGGGACGGGACGCAAGCCATCGTGTCGGTACGGGACAATGGGATGGGAATTCCGGGCGCCATGCTGTCCCGGATATTCGATCTGTTCACGCAGGCGGAGCGCACCTACAGCCGCGCCCAGGGAGGACTGGGTATCGGACTCACGCTGGTGCGTACGCTCGCGGAAATGCACGGTGGCAGCGTTGAAGCGCGAAGCGAAGGGCAAGGTAGAGGCAGTGAATTTCTCGTTCGATTGCCGGTAGCCCAACAGCCACGGGTTCCCGACAGCAGAGGTCAGGATGCGCGGCAAACAGACGGGTTAGCGGGACGTCGCATTCTTGTCGTCGATGACAATACGGATGCGGCTGACAGCCTGGGGATGTTGCTTGGAATGTATGGTGCCGAGGTCCGCATTATGCGCGATGGACCGGCCGCGCTCGCCGCGCTCGACTCGTATCGCCCCGACGTGATGCTGTTGGACATCGGCATGCCGGGCATGGACGGGTACGAAGTTGCGCGTCGTACGCGCGAGAATCCTGAATTCGCCAGGGTGACGCTGATTGCCTTGAGCGGCTGGGGCCAGGAGGAGGATCGGCGGCTGTCGAGAGAAGCCGGAATTGATCATCATCTCGTTAAACCCGTGGATGTGGCCGCACTCGAGCGGTTGCTGCAGCTAGAACCGAAGTCTGGGCGCAGGCTGGGCTAGCAAACGACCGGGTACATTCGAGGCCGTGTGAAAACGCGCTGGCCACGAAACCTTTTCAAAAGTCGACCCTTCAGATCGACGCGTATTGGCTTGGTAACGACTCGGGAAGGGTAAAGCGACACCCGAAAACCGAGTACTTTTGCGTTTTCACACGGCCTGATTCGAAAGCTGTCGTACGCGAACGATGCACTGAGAGGCGAGATGGGTCGTCGGTTTGGTGCGTTCTTCGTCTGTCGTGGGATCGCGAGGGCAACGAGTGGGTGCAGTCGGGCCATTTCCTGCCGTTCGTCGCATTCGTCATGCAGTTATTCGAACGGCCGCACAGCATCGTATTGGGGACCTTCGGACCTTACAATCGATTGTCTCTGCTGCTGGACGGCGTCACCATTCAAAAAAGCTCATCGACCACGGCCGAGTACTAGCTTCTCCAGCAGGATCCCGGCGTCCACCGGCTTGGCCAGGTGATCGTCGAAGCCCGCGGCGATTGCTGCGTCGCGATCCTGCAGCGACGCGAGACCGCTGAGGGCAAGTGCGTAGACCCGTCGTCGGCCGCCCTCGCGTTCCCGAACGCTGCGGAGCAGCGCGTAACCGTCGATGCCGGGCATAGCCAGATCGCTCACCAGGATATCGAATGAACCGGCTTCGAGACAGGCCAGCGCCTCCTTCGTCCCGGATGCCGTCTGCACCTGCGCGCCAAGGCCTCGCAGGAGATGGGCCAAGGCCTCCAGCGCCTGCCCGTCATCGTCAACGAGCAGCAGCGACAGGCCGTCCAGTGTGGCCGGCCTGTTCGAAGCAGGTGCCGTTGAGTCCGCCGCGGTCACAGCGCATTGCACCAGAGGCAGTCGCACGGTGAGGCGTGTACCGCAACCCTCACCCTCGCTGCTGGCCGCCACCGTGCCCGCGTGTGCCACGACCAGGTGCCTGACGATCGACAGCCCCAGTCCCAGTCCACCGTACCGGCGCGTGCGGCTCATGTCGGACTGCACGAAACGGTCGAACAGATGCGGCAGGAGATCGGGGTTCACGCCGATGCCCGTGTCGGCGACCGAAAGTTCGATAAGCGAGCCCAGCCGCGTAAGTGCAACCTCGACACGGCCGCCGCCTGGAGTAAACTTCAGCGCGTTGCCGATCAGGTTAGACACCACTTGCTGGAGGCGGCGGGCGTCGCCACTGACGACGGCCTCGTCGTGCAGTCCGGAAGTGGCCAGTGTCATCTCCTTGATCGCCGCCGCCGGCCGGTGACCTTCTACAACGGCGCGCACGGTCGCGGCGAAGTCAACCGGCTGGGAGTCAAGCGCGAACCGGCCGGAGGTGATGCGCGAAACATCCAGCAGATCGTCGATGAGTTCTGCCTGCGACTCGCACTGACGCAGGATCGTCTCCGCCGCGCGCAATGCAGTTTTCCCGTCAGTGTGCAGGCCGCGTTCGCTGGCCGTTTTGAGCACCGCCGCCCAGCTGGCGATCACGTTAAGCGGCGCGCGCAGTTCGTGCGAGACGATGCCAAGGAAATTGTCCTTTGCATTGTTGGCTGTCTCAGCGTCATGCTGGGCGGTCTGCGCGCTGTCGACGGCACGTTTGAGCTCGTCGATGTCCTGCACGGCGAGCACAGCGCCGTCGATCCGGTCGTCAGTCGTCCGGTAGGCGCGCACGTTGACCAGCCACCAATGGCCCTCGGCGTCCTGGTATTCGTGCTCCACCTCCGTCAGCCCCTGGACGGCGGATAGCACCATACGCTCCAGGTCACCCGCGGAGAACATCTGGCTTAGCTGCGCCATCGGCTGCCCGACGCTGTCGTGCGGGAAGCCGAATAGCTGCTGGGCCTGCGGCGAGAAATGACGCAGGCGCAACTGTTTGTCGAGCAGTACCACCGGCAACGGTATGCCTTCGACCAGGTTGCTCAGGTCGTCGTTGGCACGGTCGAGTTGCTGGTTCCGCGTCCTGAGCTCATCATTGAGCGAGCCAAGTTCCTGGTTAGCCGACTCCAGCTCCTGCTTGGCCAGTAGCAACTCCTCGTTAGCGCTTTGCAGTTCCTCGTTGGTACTGAGCATCTCCTCATTCGCAGTGCGCAACTCCTCATTCGCGGATTCGAACTCGGCCACGACAGCTTTCAATTGTTTCTGCGTTGCCTCGAGTTCGTCAGACAGCGTCGTAACCGTGCGCTCCAGCTCCTGTAGGTGGCCCTGTCCCGAGTGCGGGTCGGAGTTCATCGTGGGCACCGTGGGCGATTCCAGGGGCAACGGCTGCAGCGTAACCAGAAAATGTGGCACCAGGTCTTCGGCGCCCACGGGCAGCACCTCAAGCGCATATCGCCTGTCGCCGAGCGGCACGCGTTCGCGCCGCACGGGCTGGCCCGTCCGCCTGGCTTCAATCAGCGCGGTGCGCACCGGCACGTTCAGCTCAGGACTCAGCAGGCGCGGCAGGGCTAGCGAAGCTTCGCCGCTTGCCGGCGCGACGAAGTCCGAAACATC
This genomic interval from Paraburkholderia sabiae contains the following:
- a CDS encoding hybrid sensor histidine kinase/response regulator encodes the protein MTDLNDKVQQRFGVVPNFFRLTPENPEVTANLWGFACFGYLDNPLPSLFKERLFVWLSRFCEVRYCIVRHVGFLVGLGRVAGDPDCPPQSVDEILRLLRRPVPLAASLGACIEQCSSLKEPLLDMPPPDSELEWAMFGCATHLFLRTPSEAASMEALRRALGPARMESLLLLLTFIRTAHFWTELHPELSFEDDVRDLLATHEELGQCLLDDPASASGSTSQRLVAELDSLRQEKRELERESQRRLQNDLAESRLLHEISNELIGENQVDVLYGKIVDAAARLMRAPCASMRALRIRSDGTRGLDLLGHQGFTEEASVFWDRVEIGSATPYAAALAKGHRIVVQDIEQCDFMAGSDDIAVYRKLGIRALQTTPLTSRAGTMVGTISTFWREVREPSEHELQTFDILARQAADLIERAHANEALRLSEKRLLTIIEQLPAGVGVMDKTGAWTLHNSWMEKYVPLGIPSSQGDGASHWRAWDEQGKPSTPDHWPGRRALDGETVVPGLEVVHTDDTGREFWMRVSAAPLSNDAGDVIGACCVVQDTTQLKQAEQALKEADRRKDEFLATLAHELRNPMAPIRSGLEILRLTGSSSKSAENIHGMLERQVNQMVRLVDDLLEVSRIAGGKIELRRENVDLAVVLHNAVETSRALIDAGGHQLTISLPHESLMLHADPVRIAQIIANLLNNAAKYTDHGGQIWLSAHRDGTQAIVSVRDNGMGIPGAMLSRIFDLFTQAERTYSRAQGGLGIGLTLVRTLAEMHGGSVEARSEGQGRGSEFLVRLPVAQQPRVPDSRGQDARQTDGLAGRRILVVDDNTDAADSLGMLLGMYGAEVRIMRDGPAALAALDSYRPDVMLLDIGMPGMDGYEVARRTRENPEFARVTLIALSGWGQEEDRRLSREAGIDHHLVKPVDVAALERLLQLEPKSGRRLG
- a CDS encoding CheR family methyltransferase, with amino-acid sequence MGSLPPELLRVVVLAGSAGSLNELRTIVTALPQESGFAVLVITHLDPGGESQLADILQPGSRVPVEKLVHLRKIEHDRVYVLPENAGVIALDGHFRLTRRQTGPNLVIDACLASLAQDPDVNGAAVILSGTGQDGAGGLVDLKASGGFVIAQKPQTASHQGMPTAAIDTGLVDEVLPPEDIAGCLVRRFGDPVRGDEVADAQTGDADALGVALSVVQQKTGINLGYVKDVNLRRRFFRRVLLQKDRDVGAYLQLLRSDAREAAALRDDILIGVTAFFRDAEFVNVLRQSVIPALLEIKDDPIRVWVPACSTGEEVYTIATLLKDALDRAALHRRVQIFGTDINEASIEIARAGRYSSGSVDDVPEAFRESTFAATSGGYVVRKSIRDMCVFARHNVLAHAPFSGMGLISCRNLLIYLRKEAQQHALEALHYACRPDGFVLLGRAEAASGADGFEHAGAPHLYRKIPVARRQQAVFPIDALRPWSSEGGASPARRTQPVDPVNEAATRTALERYAPPGFVVDEKGDVVQFRGDVSDFVAPASGEASLALPRLLSPELNVPVRTALIEARRTGQPVRRERVPLGDRRYALEVLPVGAEDLVPHFLVTLQPLPLESPTVPTMNSDPHSGQGHLQELERTVTTLSDELEATQKQLKAVVAEFESANEELRTANEEMLSTNEELQSANEELLLAKQELESANQELGSLNDELRTRNQQLDRANDDLSNLVEGIPLPVVLLDKQLRLRHFSPQAQQLFGFPHDSVGQPMAQLSQMFSAGDLERMVLSAVQGLTEVEHEYQDAEGHWWLVNVRAYRTTDDRIDGAVLAVQDIDELKRAVDSAQTAQHDAETANNAKDNFLGIVSHELRAPLNVIASWAAVLKTASERGLHTDGKTALRAAETILRQCESQAELIDDLLDVSRITSGRFALDSQPVDFAATVRAVVEGHRPAAAIKEMTLATSGLHDEAVVSGDARRLQQVVSNLIGNALKFTPGGGRVEVALTRLGSLIELSVADTGIGVNPDLLPHLFDRFVQSDMSRTRRYGGLGLGLSIVRHLVVAHAGTVAASSEGEGCGTRLTVRLPLVQCAVTAADSTAPASNRPATLDGLSLLLVDDDGQALEALAHLLRGLGAQVQTASGTKEALACLEAGSFDILVSDLAMPGIDGYALLRSVREREGGRRRVYALALSGLASLQDRDAAIAAGFDDHLAKPVDAGILLEKLVLGRGR